One window of Diabrotica undecimpunctata isolate CICGRU chromosome 8, icDiaUnde3, whole genome shotgun sequence genomic DNA carries:
- the LOC140447605 gene encoding uncharacterized protein isoform X2, translating to MIYTGNNMVIPKRILNNQVCGYCLKYLSVGPVTISNKCPFTVCGREKCAAFQKSRYDFRQLSVYNKIAKNYYFHCVNHYEGCTEVFPFSENVENHETLCTFKKIYQCLICFFKGNACQLIQHYKQNHPGNVTSDGVFHLKTSKILFYTDHQLIKIIISVQNDNLKLSFKQLTRYNPVKKYTLILFHPSSDIEYISKVIDVNTKLQTTIINLYQLQQLLSTSVLFGAIKIYCKDEAKESTNFIKPMDDPYIKILKYLVNLFLRSEITCCHCNNTISLKTRLLLCPQSHVTCTDCIDVYCAICENDCFWIDIENLLENFKLPCNWKNCNKQIKCLDFPLHTQICCKREYSCPELGCEFKGNKKQLRDHWHSTTPLLFGSKVIIGMCQSVYWITDYLYEMLFIHFKTVGRDTILEVDEKFACFPTNYTLDLMRKKGNENHYKKFITLAQKGPTKSYSSSLLTDYSYKLVFKLENPGITEDITENNISIQKEKAESVIKRLLNVFMKVNFKCSNCNTIINDKYHIYICDYSHIYCSNCSDYCVRCTSDKVVFTSLEILLENIKLSCDWPDCTEKIDCWNFLSHKQVCLNRLYTFPTLIQGMDHFSGTKEKFQENWPKNGIKLTCGKELNFEIETQAGQMMFWLTSYVNELLVVIIVFDKKLRLEVKETLAIFTNNYKIELCEYNGIKKRYDKIEELKQSGNKKISLQPLKLSTKYRLTIFRMT from the coding sequence ATGATATACACTGGGAATAATATGGTTATACCAAAAAGAATTCTAAACAATCAAGTATGTGGTTACTGTTTAAAATATCTTTCAGTAGGACCGGTAACAATATCTAATAAATGTCCATTTACTGTTTGTGGTCGAGAAAAATGCGCAGCTTTTCAAAAAAGTAGATATGATTTTCGGCAGCTATCCGTTTATAataaaattgctaaaaattattatttccacTGTGTTAATCATTATGAAGGATGTACAGAGGTTTTTCCTTTTTCCGAAAATGTCGAAAACCATGAAACTTTATGTACATTTAAGAAAATATATCAATGTTTGATCTGCTTCTTTAAGGGAAATGCTTGTCAGTTGATTCAACATTATAAACAAAACCATCCTGGCAATGTAACTTCTGatggggtgtttcatttaaaaacaagtaaaattttattttatacagacCATCAactcataaaaataataatttcagtTCAAAATGATAATTTAAAACTATCATTCAAACAACTTACTAGATACAATCCAGTTAAAAAGTATACATTAATATTGTTTCATCCCTCTTCGGATATCGAGTACATTTCAAAAGTTATCGATGTAAACACAAAGTTACAAACcacaataataaatttatatcaATTACAACAATTACTTTCTACATCTGTATTGTTTGGagcaataaaaatttattgtaaaGATGAGGCAAAAGAATCTACTAATTTCATAAAACCAATGGACGACCcttatataaaaattcttaagTATCTTGTAAACTTATTTTTGAGGTCAGAAATTACATGTTGTCACTGCAACAACACGATCAGCTTAAAGACACGTCTGTTATTATGCCCTCAAAGCCACGTGACATGCACTGATTGTATAGATGTTTATTGTGCTATTTGTGAAAATGATTGTTTTTGGATTGATATAGAAAACTTacttgaaaatttcaaattaccCTGTAATTGGAAAAACTGCAATAAACAAATCAAATGTTTAGATTTTCCTTTACACACACAGATATGTTGTAAGAGAGAATACTCTTGCCCAGAACTAGGATGTGagtttaaaggaaataaaaagcaACTTAGAGACCATTGGCATTCTACCACACCGTTGTTATTTGGTTCAAAAGTAATCATTGGAATGTGTCAAAGTGTATATTGGATAACAGATTATTTATATGAAatgttatttatacattttaaaactgTTGGAAGAGACACGATTTTAGAAGTTGATGAAAAGTTTGCTTGTTTTCCAACTAACTATACACTAGATTTAATGCGCAAAAAAGGAAATGAAAATCATTACAAAAAGTTTATAACACTTGCTCAAAAGGGACCTACTAAAAGTTATAGTTCTTCACTTTTAACAGATTATTCATACAAACTTGTTTTTAAATTGGAGAACCCTGGAATTACAGAagatataacagaaaataatatatccatacaaaaagaaaaagcagAATCAGTAATAAAACGTCTTCTAAACGTATTTATGAAAGTCAattttaaatgttcaaattgcAACACCATCATAAATGACAAATATCACATTTATATTTGTGACTACAGCCATATATACTGCAGTAACTGCTCAGATTATTGTGTTAGATGTACAAGTGATAAAGTTGTGTTCACATCTCTCGAAATACTACTTGAAAATATAAAGTTGTCATGCGATTGGccagactgtacagaaaaaatcGATTGTTGGAATTTCCTTTCACATAAACAGGTATGTTTAAACAGATTGTATACATTTCCTACTTTAATTCAAGGAATGGATCATTTTTCTGGTACTAAagaaaaatttcaagaaaattggCCCAAAAATGGAATAAAACTGACATGTGGTAAAGAGCTAAATTTTGAAATAGAAACACAAGCAGGCCAAATGATGTTCTGGCTAACTTCCTACGTTAATGAGTTACTAGTAGTAATTATTGTTTTTGACAAAAAATTGCGCTTGGAAGTAAAAGAAACATTGGCAATTTTTACAAACAATTACAAAATAGAATTATGTGAGTATAATGGAATTAAAAAACGGTATGACAAAATTGAAGAATTAAAACAGTCTGGAAACAAAAAAATCTCTTTACAACCTCTTAAACTTTCTACCAAATACAGACTAACAATATTCAGAATGACGTAA
- the LOC140447605 gene encoding uncharacterized protein isoform X1: MDSNSNQTPNTWQSSSIKLLSSDQINIRPPGVFMKEQGLTLEENAGEPSKPSKKQKLKEKKLRKKLDELKGLTESLSNEEQSNATLQSTIRMDKSIKKQIEVSNSNKGLAKQFTNNIKNNQIHETAITNKLLDEAIFSFKQKHLLVDAASDLKMIYTGNNMVIPKRILNNQVCGYCLKYLSVGPVTISNKCPFTVCGREKCAAFQKSRYDFRQLSVYNKIAKNYYFHCVNHYEGCTEVFPFSENVENHETLCTFKKIYQCLICFFKGNACQLIQHYKQNHPGNVTSDGVFHLKTSKILFYTDHQLIKIIISVQNDNLKLSFKQLTRYNPVKKYTLILFHPSSDIEYISKVIDVNTKLQTTIINLYQLQQLLSTSVLFGAIKIYCKDEAKESTNFIKPMDDPYIKILKYLVNLFLRSEITCCHCNNTISLKTRLLLCPQSHVTCTDCIDVYCAICENDCFWIDIENLLENFKLPCNWKNCNKQIKCLDFPLHTQICCKREYSCPELGCEFKGNKKQLRDHWHSTTPLLFGSKVIIGMCQSVYWITDYLYEMLFIHFKTVGRDTILEVDEKFACFPTNYTLDLMRKKGNENHYKKFITLAQKGPTKSYSSSLLTDYSYKLVFKLENPGITEDITENNISIQKEKAESVIKRLLNVFMKVNFKCSNCNTIINDKYHIYICDYSHIYCSNCSDYCVRCTSDKVVFTSLEILLENIKLSCDWPDCTEKIDCWNFLSHKQVCLNRLYTFPTLIQGMDHFSGTKEKFQENWPKNGIKLTCGKELNFEIETQAGQMMFWLTSYVNELLVVIIVFDKKLRLEVKETLAIFTNNYKIELCEYNGIKKRYDKIEELKQSGNKKISLQPLKLSTKYRLTIFRMT, translated from the exons agTCACTTTCTAATGAAGAACAATCCAATGCAACATTACAAAGTACTATAAGGATGGATAAAAGCATTAAAAAGCAAATAGAAGTCTCCAACAGCAATAAAGGTTTAGCTAAACaatttacaaacaatataaagaacAATCAAATTCATGAAACGGCTATAACAAACAAATTATTGGATGAAGCcatattttcttttaaacaaaaacatttacTTGTGGATGCTGCTTCTGATTTAAAg ATGATATACACTGGGAATAATATGGTTATACCAAAAAGAATTCTAAACAATCAAGTATGTGGTTACTGTTTAAAATATCTTTCAGTAGGACCGGTAACAATATCTAATAAATGTCCATTTACTGTTTGTGGTCGAGAAAAATGCGCAGCTTTTCAAAAAAGTAGATATGATTTTCGGCAGCTATCCGTTTATAataaaattgctaaaaattattatttccacTGTGTTAATCATTATGAAGGATGTACAGAGGTTTTTCCTTTTTCCGAAAATGTCGAAAACCATGAAACTTTATGTACATTTAAGAAAATATATCAATGTTTGATCTGCTTCTTTAAGGGAAATGCTTGTCAGTTGATTCAACATTATAAACAAAACCATCCTGGCAATGTAACTTCTGatggggtgtttcatttaaaaacaagtaaaattttattttatacagacCATCAactcataaaaataataatttcagtTCAAAATGATAATTTAAAACTATCATTCAAACAACTTACTAGATACAATCCAGTTAAAAAGTATACATTAATATTGTTTCATCCCTCTTCGGATATCGAGTACATTTCAAAAGTTATCGATGTAAACACAAAGTTACAAACcacaataataaatttatatcaATTACAACAATTACTTTCTACATCTGTATTGTTTGGagcaataaaaatttattgtaaaGATGAGGCAAAAGAATCTACTAATTTCATAAAACCAATGGACGACCcttatataaaaattcttaagTATCTTGTAAACTTATTTTTGAGGTCAGAAATTACATGTTGTCACTGCAACAACACGATCAGCTTAAAGACACGTCTGTTATTATGCCCTCAAAGCCACGTGACATGCACTGATTGTATAGATGTTTATTGTGCTATTTGTGAAAATGATTGTTTTTGGATTGATATAGAAAACTTacttgaaaatttcaaattaccCTGTAATTGGAAAAACTGCAATAAACAAATCAAATGTTTAGATTTTCCTTTACACACACAGATATGTTGTAAGAGAGAATACTCTTGCCCAGAACTAGGATGTGagtttaaaggaaataaaaagcaACTTAGAGACCATTGGCATTCTACCACACCGTTGTTATTTGGTTCAAAAGTAATCATTGGAATGTGTCAAAGTGTATATTGGATAACAGATTATTTATATGAAatgttatttatacattttaaaactgTTGGAAGAGACACGATTTTAGAAGTTGATGAAAAGTTTGCTTGTTTTCCAACTAACTATACACTAGATTTAATGCGCAAAAAAGGAAATGAAAATCATTACAAAAAGTTTATAACACTTGCTCAAAAGGGACCTACTAAAAGTTATAGTTCTTCACTTTTAACAGATTATTCATACAAACTTGTTTTTAAATTGGAGAACCCTGGAATTACAGAagatataacagaaaataatatatccatacaaaaagaaaaagcagAATCAGTAATAAAACGTCTTCTAAACGTATTTATGAAAGTCAattttaaatgttcaaattgcAACACCATCATAAATGACAAATATCACATTTATATTTGTGACTACAGCCATATATACTGCAGTAACTGCTCAGATTATTGTGTTAGATGTACAAGTGATAAAGTTGTGTTCACATCTCTCGAAATACTACTTGAAAATATAAAGTTGTCATGCGATTGGccagactgtacagaaaaaatcGATTGTTGGAATTTCCTTTCACATAAACAGGTATGTTTAAACAGATTGTATACATTTCCTACTTTAATTCAAGGAATGGATCATTTTTCTGGTACTAAagaaaaatttcaagaaaattggCCCAAAAATGGAATAAAACTGACATGTGGTAAAGAGCTAAATTTTGAAATAGAAACACAAGCAGGCCAAATGATGTTCTGGCTAACTTCCTACGTTAATGAGTTACTAGTAGTAATTATTGTTTTTGACAAAAAATTGCGCTTGGAAGTAAAAGAAACATTGGCAATTTTTACAAACAATTACAAAATAGAATTATGTGAGTATAATGGAATTAAAAAACGGTATGACAAAATTGAAGAATTAAAACAGTCTGGAAACAAAAAAATCTCTTTACAACCTCTTAAACTTTCTACCAAATACAGACTAACAATATTCAGAATGACGTAA